A stretch of DNA from Acidobacteriota bacterium:
TCGGCCCGCTGGTTATCACCTTAAGCCGCGGAAGATCGCGGCAGGCCTTGATCAGGTTCTTGGTATTTCGGTCGCCCGAGAGATAGTTGGTCAGCCCTTCGGAATTCTCTAGGTCGAAATAGTTATGGATCCGCGGCCGGCGAAGGTCGCAATCGACGATGATGACGTCAACATCGGCCTGAGCGAGCGTGATCGCCGTATTGATGGCGGTGGTCGTCTTGCCCTCGGAGGGTTGCGACGAGGTTACCAGGATCGATTGCGGCGGCTTACCGGCGGATGAGAACAGGAGCGATGTTCGCAGGTGGCGATATGCCTCGGCCATCGGCGATTGGCGCTCATCGAGCGCGACAAGGCTTGTAACCGGATTGCCGCCATTCTCGGCAGCAAGCCGCAGCCGCTTTTTTTCCGAGCCGAAATAGTGCGGGATGAGGGCAAGGGTCGGAAGACCGAGCTGGCGGCCGATGTCCTCAGAGGTCTTGACCGAATCGTCGAGATAATCAAGCAGGAACGCCAGGCCGATGCCCGCAGCAAACGAGAGCAACAAGGCAACGATGATGTTGCGGATGCGGTTCGGGCCGACCTTATTTGACGTCTCGGCCGCACCGGCCATCTTGATATTGTCCGGCGTGCTGTTGGCAATGGCTAGTTCCTGTTCCTTGAGTCGCTGGGTATAGGTATCGAGCAGGTTCCGCTTGGTTTCGATGTCGCGTTTGAGCGTCGTCAGCCGCGTCTGCGCCTGGCCTTGTAGGTTGGCTAGTGCAGCTTCGCGATCGTAGGCGGACTGGGCTTGGCCTTCCTCTTTCCGCTTTGCCTCAAGCTGTGCCCGGAGCGCGGTCAACGCTCCGCCGACGGCTTCGCGTTCGATCTTTTTCTGGTCGCGGTCGATGATCGCGGTGACCTCTTGTTCGGTCCGCGTGCGGGTTTCCTTGAGAGAGGTGATCCGCTCCGCCATCTTCTTCACTTCCGGATACTCGGGCGTGTAGCGGACGAGCAGTTCGGACCTTTCGGTCTCGGCCTGTTGGATCTGCTTATCGATATTGCGGATGTCGTCCTGCAGCTTTGCCTTGCGCTCATTGTTGAGCCGCATCGTGTCCTGAAAGATCTTGTTCTCGTAAAGGTCGGGAATGTTCATCCCTTCGCCGCGTTGGCTTGCGGCAAGTGCGGCGTTATAGCGGCTCTCAAGCTGCCGCCGCGTTTCCATCGTCTTGAGGTAGGTTTCGCTTAGCGACCCGAGGCGGCTGGCGGCGAGGTCCTGGCCTTTCTCCTGCAGGGGCAAATTGCTCTCGCGCATCGCGGCGATCAGCTCAAGTTCCTGCTCGGCGATGGTCCGCGAGAGGTCTTCCATCGATTTCTCAAGGTCCTCTTTAGCGCGTATCGCACCTTCCATTTCACGCTGGGCATGCTGGCGGATGAAGACCTCGGGCAGCTTGTTTGCAACCACCTTGGCAAGTTCCTGATTTTTGCTCCGCACCTTTACATCGACGAGGTTCGTCCGCTCAATAGTTGTTGCCGAAACCGAGAATAGCCCCGAATAACTAATAACGCGGGCCTCTTCTTCCGGAGAAAGCACGGGTTTCGTGTCTTCGGTAACCGGAACTTCACTCAGGACTGGCAGCGTGCTTTGCTTCTCGCCCTCGGGTTCAGAACCGGCAAAGATCGAGGAAAAGCCGCTGAACATTCCACCGCCGCCGCCCGCAAGGTTTGGGTCACGATAAAGCCCGAGCTCTTTGACGAGCTCTTTCCTGATGTCAGGGCTTTGCAGAAGCTGGAGCTGCGTCGCCATGTAATTGGCATCGCCGCCGAAATTGATATTGATGGAGTCCTTTGAGGTGACCTTCGGCCGCCGCGGCTCGATCACCATCTTCGAAACCGCCTCGTACTGGTTCGGCTGGCGAAACATATAAAATGCGGCAGCTGAGGTGACGATCGCCATCAACGCCAGGATCAACGGAAGCCGCTTCATGACTACCGTCAGGTAATTCTGGAGGTTTCGCCGGCCCTCGGAGACCGGATCGTCGTACATCGGCAAATAGCTCTGCTGATATTCGGGTGCCGCTGTTCGTATTTCGCCGGCCCTCGGCAATGGAGCTAGCCGCTGTTCCTGTTCCATAAAAGCTCTAAACTGAACGAGATCAATAATATCGGGGGAAATCTCGTGCAAACTTGTTTTATACCATATTCCGCCCGCATTTACACGGTTTTTCCGTCTGACAACTTAACTGGGACTCGATCGCAGGGCCTCAAGTTTTGTTGGCCTTTCGGGCGCGGTGATAGAATAAAAAGTTGAATTTATTTACGTGATCTTCACGAATATATATCTATATGACGCCATTTTCCGAGATAAATAATAATGCCGACGGGTTCGACTTCGAACTCGGCATCGACGGTTATAATTTCTCAGATCTTTATGATGCAGAGAAGCTCCGAGAGCTTGCCGAAAAGTTCTACGCCGAGGTCGCCGAAAAGGAACCCGTGCTCGGCGATGCCTTGCAGAAATACATTGCCGCCCGCGGCGAGGGCTTCGAGCGAAGGGTCGAATCAAAGATATTGACCGATGCCGCACCGTTTCTTTCTGACTTTGTCGGGCGGATCTTTCGTATCTCGCGGGAACGCGAGGCGATCGAGAAAGCCATCCTCGAACAGGACCCGATCTGGAAATACAAGTTCTTTGTCCAGCGGCGAGCGATCAAGTCCTATAAGCCTGAGTCGATAGCCGAGCTTAACCTCAATGAGCTGAATTTGGCCGTCACCGAAATGCGGAACCGGGCATTTGATGAGACGCTCGTCTTTGATGATGAGCTTGGCATTGCCACGATGGCCGCCCGGTTGACCGAGGCCGAAGAGGCATTCCAGAAAGACCCGAATGCGAACGGAGCAAACAAGGCAGCGGTCGATAACATTCAGGCCCTTTACGACAGACAGAAGGATCAAGCATTCGGCAAGGTCTTTACCGAGCACATTATCAAAACGGACGCGACGGGCGAGATGCTTACCGTAAAGGCAGCACTTTCGATCCTCGAAGCTTGGTCGGCGGCCGAGTTCTACAAGAAAGAAAAGCGTTGGAAGGCGTTCAAAACTCCGCACGCGCTCGACTATCAGAACCTCGTTCATCTGATCCACCCGGAACCGAAGCTCCACAACATAATGCGCGGGAGCGAGGAAGAACTTCGTCGGCGCGACGGCTTTAAGCTGACGGACGACCGTGGCACGATGCGCGACGCGCTCTACGAGATCGATTACTGCATGATCTGCCACGAGCGCGAAAAGGACGCCTGTTCGACCGGGCTCCGCGAGCCCTCAGGCGAGCCAAAGCGCAACCCGCTCGGCATCAAGACCGAAGGCTGCCCGCTCGACGAACGCATCTCGGAAATGCACCTGCTCAAAAAGCAGGGCGACCCGATCGGAAGCCTCGCGATCATCACCATCGATAACCCGATGTGTGCCGGAACCGGCCACCGCATCTGCAACGACTGTATGAAGGGCTGCATCTTCCAAAAGCAGGAGCCGGTCAACATCCCTTTGGCCGAGACGGCTTCGCTGACGGACGTGCTCGACCTGCCCTATGGCTTTGAGATCTATAGCCTTCTAACGCGATGGAACCCGCTCAATGCGAAACGCCCGTTTGCACTGCCTTACAACGGCAAGAACGTGCTTGTCGTCGGGCTCGGGCCGGCCGGTTACACGCTCTCGCAATATCTGCTCAACGAAGGTTTTGGCGTGGTCGGCATCGATGGCCTCAAGATCGAGCCGCTCCCGGACGAATGGACCGGCAAGCTCGGAACCGAGTGCCCGCGGCCGGTGAAAGATATTTCGGAGATCACGGAAGAGCTTGATGAGCGAATTCTCTCGGGCTTTGGCGGCGTTTCGGAATACGGCATCACGGTTCGCTGGGACAAGAATTTTCTGACGATGGTCCAGCTTTTGCTCCAGCGGCGGAAACGCTTTCGGGCTTACGGCGGCGTCCGCTTTGGCGGGACGGTGACGATCGAGGACGCATGGGATTTTGGTTTTGATCATATCGCGATCGCGACCGGTGCCGGCCGCCCGACCATCGTCCCGATGAAAAACAACCTGATCCGCGGCATTCGCCAGGCTTCGGACTTCCTGATGTCGCTCCAGCTTACGGGTGCCTTCAAGAAAGACACGCTCTCGAACCTGCAGGTGCGGCTGCCGGCGGTGGTCATCGGCGGCGGGCTTACTGGAGTCGACACGGCGACCGAGCTTTTCGCTTACTATCCGGTGCAGGTCGAAAAGATGCTCGCGAAATACGAAGACGTTATCGCCGAATTTGGCGAGGAAGCGACGCTTGCAAACTTTGACGCCGAAGAGCGGGCAATGATGCTCGAATTTCTCGACCACGGCCGCATGATCCGGGCCGAGCGCAAGCGTGCCGCGGCCGCTGGAGTAGAACCGAATTTCGTCCCGCTTGTGCGTTCATGGGGCGGCGTTTCGCTTGTTTACCGAAAGCGGCTGCAGGATTCGCCCGCCTATCGGCTCAACCACGAGGAAGTGCAGAAAGCACTCGAGGAAGGTATCAACATCGTCGAGTTGATGTCGCCGACCGAGGCTGTGCCGGACGAGTTTGGGGCGGTGAAGGCCTTGAAGTTTGAGGCCGTCAATTACGACGCCGAGACCGGTAAGTTCGCGAACTCCGGCGAGATACACGAATTCCCTGCGAGGACGGTCTGCGTGGCCGCGGGCACCTCGCCGAACGTCATCTATGAGAAGGAAAAGCCGGGAACATTCCAGCTTGATGAATGGCGGCAGTTCTTTAAGCCGTTCAAAGTCCAGCGGAACGGCGACGGCAAACCGTACGTGGCCGAGGCTGCAAAGGGCGAGCCGGCGTTCTTTACCTCATACGAGCACGAGGGCAAATTTATCTCCTACTACGGCGACAATCACCCGCAGTATGCCGGCAATGTCGTAAAGGCGATGGCCTCGGCAAAGCACGGGTATTCGAAAGTGGTCGAGCTTTTTGCCGATGAATTTGCCGAACAAGGCGCGGTGCCGCAGAAGGAACGCGATGCGATCTTCGACAAGCTCATCGCCACGCTCGACGAAGAGCTTCGGGCTTACGTTGTGAAGGTCGTAAGGCTGACGCCGACCATCGTCGATGTCATCGTAAAGGCTCCGCTGCAGGCGAGGAAATTTGAGCCCGGGCAGTTCTACCGGCTGCAGAATTTTGAGACGCAGGCACCGGTCGTCGACGGCACACGGCTGATGATGGAAGGGCTTGCACTGACGGGTGCATGGGTCGATGAAAAGGCCGGGCTGCTTTCAATGATCGTGCTCGAGATGGGCACATCCTCGCGGCTCTGCTCGCTCCTGAAGGAAGGCGAGGAAGTGCTCGTAATGGGCCCGACCGGAACTCCGACCGAGATACCGGAGAACGAGACGGTCCTGCTTGCGGGCGGAGGCCTCGGCAACGCGGTGCTCTTTTCGATCGCACGTGCCTTGAGGGAAAAGCACAACAAGGTCGTTTACTTTGCCGGCTACAAAAACAGCGCCGACCTCTTCAAACGCGAGGAAATAGAGAACGCGACCGACCAGGTGATCTGGGCGACGGACGCGGGCGATTTTATCGAACCGCACCGGCCGCAGGACGCCCACTACCGCGGCAATATCGTCCAGGCGATGGTGGCATATGCCGAGGGCGGGCTCGGCGAGCAAACCGTGAACTTGGGTGAGATCGACCGCATCATCGCCATCGGGTCTGACCGGATGATGAACGGCGTCCGCGAGGCACGCCACAGCGTGCTCAAGCCTTTCCTGAAAGAGCAGCACGTTGCCATCGGCTCAATAAACAGCCCGATGCAATGCATGATGAAGGAGGTCTGTGCACAGTGTCTGCAGCGGCACGTCAACCCGCACACCGGCGAGGAGTTCTTCGTCTTCTCATGCTTTAACCAGGATCAGCACCTCGACTTCGTCGATTTCAAGAACCTAAACGACCGTCTCCGGGCCAACAGCGTTCAAGAGAAACTAACGAACCTCTGGCTGGACCGTGCATTTGGAAAGGAGGAATTCAAGAGGCTTTACGGAAAAGCTGCTTAGTCGTACAACGTTCTAGAGATCGCGGCGGGTCGCCATGCCCGCCGCCCTTTTTTGCCGGATCCACTACCACTATTTCCCTTTCGGTTTCACCAATCTGAGGTTCCAGGTGATCTTCGTTTTGCCGTCAGGTGAAGAGTGCGACCCGGAGAGTCTGTCCCTGTTCTTTGCGTCGACCTTACCTTCGGCATCAAAACTTGTCGGCTGAAGCTTGCCTTCCGGAAGTGACTGCGGTTCTTCCTGGGTCGGCGGCTTTTCGGATGGGCATCCGGAATAGTTGCGTCTGGTCTCGTACTTGCCATAGATGACGCCGGCCGGGGCGTTTACCTTGATGCTGTAGCTGCCGTCGCTGTCTATCGAGATAAAGACCGGCATCGTATCGGTGCCCTGGCCGAGCTGGGTCGTCGTCTCAGTATATTCCTCGCTGAAATTTGTAAAGTATGGATTTTTCCCGGGCTCGCGGCAGCGAACCTCACCGCTGGAATTCGAGCTTTTCCCGAATGTGAATTGCGTTCTTTGCATTACGCGGGCCTTCGGCGAGTTGACTGAAGCTCCAGCCGCGGGAGCTCCGCTAAGCGACGCCTTGATGGTGTGCTGCATATTGGAGGTTTCAGTCGTCCTGCGTTTGACGTTTCTTCTCACAGCATGGGCGGCTCCGCTGTCATCTGTCGTCTTTGTTTCGCTACTCGAAAAGACGTAATTGACCGTGCCGGTCCAGTGCGGCTTGCACGTGTCGGCAAGATAAGGGCCGAGGTCACGCACCAATTGTTCCGCCACCTCGCTTTCGCTTCCGGTTTCCCGGGCGACCGCTCTTGCGGATGTGGTGTCAATTACGGAACCCGAATAGACCGTCGTGCCACCGGGGCCGGGCAGTGCCTGCACATTCATGATCATTCCGGCGCCGAGCCGTTCGCCCAACGCTTTCAGCACATCAGATGGATCGCCGCCCTCAAGGAGCTCACGCTCGCGCTCATCCTGCAAGGCATCGCGCAAATCCTGATCATCCATGGTTTCGACGCATGGTTTTGCATTTTCGAGAGCCGACCGGAATTTATCGCGGAGGCCTTTGGTCGCATTCTCTCCGCCGTTGGCCGGAGAGGTCGTATCGTGAATAACTATCGACGACGCTTTCCCCTGAGCCTTGGAGCCCTCCGCAAGAGAGAAGATGACGACGAAAACGAGGAAAAAGTATAGAGTGTACGGCCTCATTGAAGCGACCTCCCGGGCTGCGTGCAGCAACCCGTTACACCTCCAGTTTCGTCCTTTTATTTCGATAGAATGTGACCGCGGTCACCTGTGCGGAAGATGATCAAAACGATCCCCGCTCGGGCTCTATCGCAGATCGAATTTCGCCGACCGCGTCGCCGCGGCGGTTTTGTATCGGCATTGGCGCGAGTTCTGGTGTCAGCCGGGCAAAACGACCGATCTCACGCGACCCAGAACGTCCCCGAACTCCAAACGGTACTCCAGTCCCTTTTTGTCCTTTGCAACAAGTAGGTTGAATCGAACCCGCTGCATGCAAATTCACCTTTCACCCTTACCAAAGCAAATCCATTTCCAATGGCGACGCGTGAGAGTTGATAATATCCGCCCGCCTCAGGAAACTTTCGGTAGAATGGCTGCCAATGTGTACTACCGCATGTGTCGATCACCGTGAGTAAGTTCTTCTTTTTCGCATCTTCGATTCGCCGCTCATTCTCGGCCCTTCCTTCAAGAAAAAGCCGGTCGAGTTCACCCTGCGATACGAGGTCGTAAGCCCTTGAGTATCGGCCGGGAGGCAATTTCCGTTCGATGCGATACTGCGAACGGTTCAAAAGCTTGAAGCGATCGACCAAGCCTTTGAACTTTCTGGCCGTCGGAAAGCTGGCGGGTTCTGATCTGAAAGTTTGGTCGATGATCACAAAACCTGATTCATTCGAGTAGGTCTGACTCCTTTCCGCGTAGATCGTCCGAAGAACTGCACCGTAAACGGCGTATTCCGACGGAGAAGGCCCCGTTTGACCGAATCCCGG
This window harbors:
- a CDS encoding polysaccharide biosynthesis tyrosine autokinase, whose amino-acid sequence is MEQEQRLAPLPRAGEIRTAAPEYQQSYLPMYDDPVSEGRRNLQNYLTVVMKRLPLILALMAIVTSAAAFYMFRQPNQYEAVSKMVIEPRRPKVTSKDSININFGGDANYMATQLQLLQSPDIRKELVKELGLYRDPNLAGGGGGMFSGFSSIFAGSEPEGEKQSTLPVLSEVPVTEDTKPVLSPEEEARVISYSGLFSVSATTIERTNLVDVKVRSKNQELAKVVANKLPEVFIRQHAQREMEGAIRAKEDLEKSMEDLSRTIAEQELELIAAMRESNLPLQEKGQDLAASRLGSLSETYLKTMETRRQLESRYNAALAASQRGEGMNIPDLYENKIFQDTMRLNNERKAKLQDDIRNIDKQIQQAETERSELLVRYTPEYPEVKKMAERITSLKETRTRTEQEVTAIIDRDQKKIEREAVGGALTALRAQLEAKRKEEGQAQSAYDREAALANLQGQAQTRLTTLKRDIETKRNLLDTYTQRLKEQELAIANSTPDNIKMAGAAETSNKVGPNRIRNIIVALLLSFAAGIGLAFLLDYLDDSVKTSEDIGRQLGLPTLALIPHYFGSEKKRLRLAAENGGNPVTSLVALDERQSPMAEAYRHLRTSLLFSSAGKPPQSILVTSSQPSEGKTTTAINTAITLAQADVDVIIVDCDLRRPRIHNYFDLENSEGLTNYLSGDRNTKNLIKACRDLPRLKVITSGPIPPNPAELLSSNEMRNLLQFLRSKYKHVIIDSPPAISFTDAAILSTQVDGVILVAMAGKSSLHLMRRFKQRLGNIGARIYGVVLNGIKQGSVEYGYYGAGYYDYYKNAEDDTSTPRMDTETNGNGSNDKA
- a CDS encoding FAD-dependent oxidoreductase, yielding MTPFSEINNNADGFDFELGIDGYNFSDLYDAEKLRELAEKFYAEVAEKEPVLGDALQKYIAARGEGFERRVESKILTDAAPFLSDFVGRIFRISREREAIEKAILEQDPIWKYKFFVQRRAIKSYKPESIAELNLNELNLAVTEMRNRAFDETLVFDDELGIATMAARLTEAEEAFQKDPNANGANKAAVDNIQALYDRQKDQAFGKVFTEHIIKTDATGEMLTVKAALSILEAWSAAEFYKKEKRWKAFKTPHALDYQNLVHLIHPEPKLHNIMRGSEEELRRRDGFKLTDDRGTMRDALYEIDYCMICHEREKDACSTGLREPSGEPKRNPLGIKTEGCPLDERISEMHLLKKQGDPIGSLAIITIDNPMCAGTGHRICNDCMKGCIFQKQEPVNIPLAETASLTDVLDLPYGFEIYSLLTRWNPLNAKRPFALPYNGKNVLVVGLGPAGYTLSQYLLNEGFGVVGIDGLKIEPLPDEWTGKLGTECPRPVKDISEITEELDERILSGFGGVSEYGITVRWDKNFLTMVQLLLQRRKRFRAYGGVRFGGTVTIEDAWDFGFDHIAIATGAGRPTIVPMKNNLIRGIRQASDFLMSLQLTGAFKKDTLSNLQVRLPAVVIGGGLTGVDTATELFAYYPVQVEKMLAKYEDVIAEFGEEATLANFDAEERAMMLEFLDHGRMIRAERKRAAAAGVEPNFVPLVRSWGGVSLVYRKRLQDSPAYRLNHEEVQKALEEGINIVELMSPTEAVPDEFGAVKALKFEAVNYDAETGKFANSGEIHEFPARTVCVAAGTSPNVIYEKEKPGTFQLDEWRQFFKPFKVQRNGDGKPYVAEAAKGEPAFFTSYEHEGKFISYYGDNHPQYAGNVVKAMASAKHGYSKVVELFADEFAEQGAVPQKERDAIFDKLIATLDEELRAYVVKVVRLTPTIVDVIVKAPLQARKFEPGQFYRLQNFETQAPVVDGTRLMMEGLALTGAWVDEKAGLLSMIVLEMGTSSRLCSLLKEGEEVLVMGPTGTPTEIPENETVLLAGGGLGNAVLFSIARALREKHNKVVYFAGYKNSADLFKREEIENATDQVIWATDAGDFIEPHRPQDAHYRGNIVQAMVAYAEGGLGEQTVNLGEIDRIIAIGSDRMMNGVREARHSVLKPFLKEQHVAIGSINSPMQCMMKEVCAQCLQRHVNPHTGEEFFVFSCFNQDQHLDFVDFKNLNDRLRANSVQEKLTNLWLDRAFGKEEFKRLYGKAA